A section of the Syntrophorhabdaceae bacterium genome encodes:
- the rpsB gene encoding 30S ribosomal protein S2 codes for MSNLTIKQLLEAGVHFGHQTKRWNPKMKPYIFGARNGIYIIDLQKTLKMFKEAYNFVKEVAARNEYILFVGTKKQAQEAIAEEAKRCGAFYVRVRWLGGTLTNFQTIEKSLDRLRKYEELKESDIYKVLPKKEAIGIEKERLKLEKNIGGIKGMERLPGAIYIVDPKKEYIAVNEAKKLGIPTVGIVDTNCDPDDIDYIIPGNDDAIRAIKLITSKIADACLEGKALYIEEFQAKEEGNEELKPFIDESILEENKEDLESGK; via the coding sequence ATGTCTAATCTTACCATCAAACAACTTCTCGAGGCCGGTGTGCATTTCGGGCACCAGACAAAACGCTGGAATCCCAAGATGAAACCGTACATCTTCGGCGCCAGGAACGGCATCTACATCATCGATCTCCAGAAGACCCTGAAGATGTTCAAGGAAGCCTACAACTTCGTCAAAGAGGTCGCGGCGCGCAATGAGTACATCCTCTTCGTGGGAACCAAGAAACAGGCCCAGGAAGCCATAGCGGAAGAGGCAAAAAGGTGCGGGGCTTTCTATGTAAGGGTGAGATGGCTCGGGGGCACGCTCACCAATTTTCAGACCATCGAGAAGAGTCTCGACCGGTTGAGAAAATACGAAGAGCTGAAGGAAAGCGACATCTATAAGGTACTCCCGAAGAAAGAGGCCATCGGCATCGAGAAAGAGAGGCTCAAACTCGAGAAGAACATAGGCGGCATCAAGGGCATGGAGCGTCTTCCGGGTGCAATCTACATCGTCGACCCGAAGAAGGAGTATATCGCGGTAAACGAGGCGAAGAAACTGGGGATACCGACAGTCGGCATCGTCGATACGAACTGCGATCCCGATGATATCGACTATATCATTCCGGGAAATGACGACGCCATACGGGCAATAAAACTGATTACCTCGAAGATCGCCGACGCGTGCCTCGAGGGAAAAGCGCTCTACATAGAGGAATTTCAGGCCAAGGAGGAGGGAAACGAAGAGTTGAAGCCCTTCATAGATGAAAGCATCCTCGAGGAAAACAAAGAAGACCTCGAGAGCGGCAAATAG